The following proteins come from a genomic window of Anopheles ziemanni chromosome 3, idAnoZiCoDA_A2_x.2, whole genome shotgun sequence:
- the LOC131289920 gene encoding attractin: MPLEYLQMFVYLLHKSKYRRKCTIAPSVGTVELGRLLLVLLAFSCHLGTTVVSSHGVLAGGSTEINGKCAEVRCMNGGVCKNGTCVCPDGWQGSECQFCGGKVRLTEPSGSIHDGLGNYSIGVKCSWLIDARDHNSVADKVTNGPVRPSVIRLHLEEFATECGWDHLYVYDGDSVESPLLAVFSGLMYRKNFTIRRIPEVFAHSGSALLHFFSDDAYNMSGFNISYQVNACPTNDSSLNCSGNGDCWNGECNCTAGFTGPACNIPRCPRFCSAHLGRGVCDKVQQRCICTPGYTGNDCSQEVALGTWTAIDAGETEGFTPPGSASHVAAVFRDTLYVIAGESYGKAEALLYMYDFNGKVWETAHTESKPTPEMRYGASTVIFGDKIFMYGGVIEGRGVCGELWAFDVSAKVWENITVKSEQCNDTYEMCGPLRSAGHTATLVTNYDQAGGGGKKALTGGGGSAQKMVVIFGHSPQFGYLNTVQEFNFGTREWKIVQTRGYPVKGGYGHSAAYDPLRERIYVYGGIVSESDSSQLLSNKLFSYEPHSRLWKLLEKAPTARFLHTANFVTPGLMMVFGGNTHNDTSHSFGAKCYSRDLMVYDVVCDSWHTQPMPEDLYADLARFGHSAVVFESSLYIYGGFDGQMINDMLKFTPGDCRAFNRSEQCLNARPGVKCVWDIQKSKCLPAASVDRESLFDRDQESFEVCPKESRLVLTQQVLMDYELCSQLTTCQACVSTAYGCMFCGIGNGKGICVKEKCPDVSYTFRADFYPTKALKDCPVNDPCAQLHGCHACTAFSVCHWDYEHSKCQYSGNKSGDALNDACPPACSGLTSCGNCTQEECIWCQNEQRCVDKNAYTASFPYGQCREWTTGSNKCRAASSGKSQCGFYRTCAQCRDDPACGWCDDGSMTGLGRCLPGGDSGAHDEEDCPAQRWHFTHCPSCQCNGHSTCPDSKTCTQPCKDLTVGANCDKCKPGYWGNPVNGGVCQKCECNGQAQYCHSETGKCFCSTKGLAGDHCEKCDATNHYHGDPSRGSCYYDLTIDYQFTFNLSKKEDRHFTQINFRNSPVKPDIDADFSITCSVAARMNITIRTAGGIEKPLFAGVNCSTFRYRFSKAEHHFGIEDNITLTTFYVYVYDFQPPLWIQIAFSQYPKLNLQQFFITFSTCFLLLLVMAAILWKIKQHYDMFRRRQRLFVEMEQMASRPFSQVLVEIESREYNELSPAVENITAAPRKRKKDSPSPIALEPCEGNRAAVLSLLVRLPTGGLQHSPPGQSAGLAVASALVTLGNPRRSSIEHPKEPKTKRKQSQHPDSCI; encoded by the exons ATGCCGCTCGAATATctgcaaatgtttgtttatctgCTGCACAAATCCAAGTATAGAAGAAAATGTACCATTGCGCCGTCGGTCGGGACGGTTGAATTGGGCCGTCTCTTGCTGGTGCTGCTAGCCTTTTCCTGTCACCTCGGCACGACGGTCGTATCGAGCCATGGGGTGCTGGCCGGTGGCTCGACCGAAATCAATGGCAAGTGCGCGGAGGTACGCTGCATGAACGGGGGTGTCTGCAAAAATGGAACCTGCGTCTGCCCGGACGGCTGGCAGGGTTCCGAGTGCCAGTTCTGTGGCGGTAAAGTTAG ACTGACGGAACCATCGGGTAGCATCCACGATGGGCTCGGAAACTATTCGATCGGTGTGAAATGCAGCTGGCTGATCGATGCCCGGGACCACAACAGCGTTGCCGACAAGGTGACCAATGGGCCCGTCCGCCCCTCGGTCATACGGCTGCATCTGGAGGAGTTTGCCACCGAGTGCGGCTGGGACCACCTGTACGTGTACGACGGTGATTCCGTCGAATCCCCACTGCTGGCCGTGTTCAGCGGGCTGATGTACCGGAAGAACTTTACCATCCGCCGAATACCGGAAGTTTTCGCCCACTCGGGGTCGGCGCTGCTGCATTTCTTCAGCGACGATGCGTACAATATGTCCGGCTTCAACATCTCGTATCAGGTGAATGCGTGCCCCACAAACGACTCGTCGCTCAACTGTTCCGGCAACGGTGACTGCTGGAACGGGGAGTGCAACTGCACGGCCGGGTTCACTGGGCCGGCCTGCAATATTCCGCGCTGCCCGCGCTTCTGCTCGGCACATCTAGGGCGCGGCGTGTGCGACAAGGTGCAGCAGCGGTGCATCTGTACCCCGGGCTACACCGGGAACGACTGTTCGCAGGAGGTAGCCCTCGGTACCTGGACGGCGATCGATGCCGGCGAAACGGAGGGCTTCACGCCGCCCGGTAGCGCCTCACACGTGGCCGCCGTCTTCCGCGACACGCTGTACGTGATCGCGGGCGAGAGCTACGGCAAGGCGGAGGCCCTGCTGTACATGTACGACTTCAACGGCAAGGTGTGGGAGACGGCTCACACGGAGAGCAAGCCGACACCCGAGATGCGGTACGGAGCGTCGACGGTGATCTTTGGCGATAAGATTTTCATGTATGGCGGCGTCATTGAGGGCCGAGGTGTGTGTGGGGAGCTGTGGGCGTTCGATGTGAGTGCGAAGGTGTGGGAAAACATCACCGTCAAGTCGGAGCAGTGCAACGATACGTACGAAATGTGTGGCCCGTTGCGTTCGGCGGGTCACACGGCCACGCTGGTGACGAACTACGACCAGGCTGGCGGTGGTGGCAAGAAGGCACTGACTGGCGGTGGCGGCAGTGCGCAGAAGATGGTGGTGATATTTGGCCACTCGCCGCAGTTCGGCTACCTCAACACGGTGCAGGAGTTTAACTTTGGGACGCGCGAGTGGAAAATCGTCCAGACGCGCGGCTACCCGGTGAAGGGAGGCTATGGTCACTCGGCCGCCTATGATCCGTTGCGCGAGCGAATCTACGTGTACGGCGGCATCGTCTCGGAGAGCGACAGTTCGCAGTTGCTAAGCAACAAGCTGTTCAGCTACGAACCGCACAGCCGCCTGTGGAAGTTGCTGGAGAAGGCACCGACGGCGCGGTTCCTGCACACGGCCAACTTTGTCACGCCCGGCCTGATGATGGTGTTCGGTGGCAACACGCACAACGACACATCGCACAGCTTCGGTGCGAAGTGCTACTCGCGCGACCTCATGGTGTACGACGTGGTGTGCGACTCGTGGCACACGCAGCCGATGCCCGAGGACTTGTACGCCGATTTGGCCCGCTTCGGCCACTCGGCGGTCGTGTTTGAGAGTTCGCTCTACATCTACGGCGGGTTCGATGGGCAGATGATCAACGACATGCTCAAGTTTACGCCGGGCGACTGCCGGGCGTTCAATCGGTCCGAGCAGTGTCTGAATGCGCGCCCGGGCGTGAAGTGCGTCTGGGACATTCAGAAGAGCAAGTGCCTGCCGGCTGCGAGCGTTGATCGCGAGAGCCTGTTCGATCGCGACCAGGAGAGCTTCGAGGTGTGCCCGAAGGAGAGCCGACTGGTGCTGACGCAGCAGGTGCTAATGGACTACGAGCTGTGCAGCCAGCTGACGACGTGCCAGGCGTGCGTGTCGACCGCGTACGGGTGCATGTTCTGCGGCATTGGCAATGGGAAGGGTATCTGCGTGAAGGAAAAGTGCCCGGACGTATCGTATACGTTCCGGGCCGACTTCTACCCCACCAAGGCGCTCAAGGACTGCCCAGTAAATGATCCTTGCGCGCAGCTGCACGGCTGCCATGCCTGCACGGCCTTCAGCGTGTGCCACTGGGACTACGAGCACAGCAAGTGCCAGTACAGTGGCAACAAGTCGGGGGACGCGCTGAACGACGCCTGCCCGCCGGCCTGCTCCGGGCTGACCTCGTGCGGCAACTGCACGCAGGAGGAGTGCATCTGGTGCCAGAACGAGCAGCGCTGCGTGGATAAGAATGCCTACACGGCCAGTTTCCCGTACGGCCAGTGCCGCGAGTGGACGACGGGCTCGAACAAGTGTCGGGCGGCATCGAGCGGCAAGAGCCAGTGCGGCTTCTATCGGACGTGCGCCCAATGCCGGGACGATCCGGCATGCGGATGGTGTGACGATGGGTCCATGACGGGCCTGGGTCGCTGTTTGCCGGGCGGGGACAGTGGTGCACACGACGAGGAGGACTGCCCGGCGCAACGGTGGCACTTTACGCACTGCCCAAGCTGCCAGTGCAACGGTCACAGTACCTGCCCCGACTCGAAGACGTGCACTCAGCCGTGCAAGGATTTGACGGTGGGCGCCAACTGCGACAAGTGCAAGCCCGGCTActggggcaacccggtcaatGGGGGCGTCTGTCAGAAGTGCGAGTGCAACGGGCAGGCGCAGTACTGCCACAGCGAGACGGGCAAGTGCTTCTGCAGCACCAAAGGGCTGGCCGGAGACCACTGCGAGAAGTGTGACGCGACGAACCACTACCATGGCGACCCGAGCCGCGGCTCGTGCTACTACGATCTCACGATCGACTACCAGTTCACGTTCAACCTGTCGAAGAAGGAGGACCGGCACTTCACGCAGATCAACTTCCGCAACTCGCCCGTCAAGCCGGACATCGATGCCGACTTCAGCATCACGTGCAGCGTGGCGGCCCGCATGAACATCACCATCCGCACGGCGGGTGGCATCGAGAAGCCCCTGTTTGCGGGCGTCAACTGTTCCACCTTCCGCTATCGCTTCTCGAAGGCCGAGCACCACTTCGGCATCGAGGACAACATCACTCTCACCACGTTCTACGTGTACGTGTACGACTTCCAGCCGCCGCTCTGGATACAGATCGCCTTCTCACAGTATCCGAAGCTGAATCTGCAACAGTTTTTCATAACCTTCTCAAC ATGCTTCCTTCTACTCCTCGTGATGGCGGCCATTCTATGGAAGATTAAGCAACATTACGACATGTTCCGACGCCGCCAGCGGCTGTTCGTCGAAATGGAACAGATGGCTTCGAGGCCATTTTCTCAG gtTCTGGTGGAGATCGAAAGCAGAGAGTACAACGAACTATCGCCCGCGGTAGAGAATATTACTGCCGCGCCACGAAAGCGTAAAAAG GATTCACCAAGCCCTATCGCGCTTGAGCCCTGCGAAGGGAACAGGGCAGCTGTGCTCTCGCTTCTAGTCCGGCTCCCGACAG GTGGCCTCCAACACTCTCCTCCTGGTCAATCGGCAGGTCTTGCCGTCGCAAGTGCATTAGTAACGTTAGGAAACCCACGACGCTCGTCGATAGAACATCCGAAGGAACCTAAGACTAAGCGTAAGCAGAGCCAACACCCAGATAGCTGTATATAA
- the LOC131287270 gene encoding charged multivesicular body protein 3 translates to MGLFGKSQERNPKDMVQEWSSKLRKESYALDRQIRSIQREEEKIKRSLKEAAKKNEKEVCTILAKELIRSRKATNKIYTSKAHINSVQLQMKNQLATVRVAGSLAKSTEVMQAMQALVKLPEVAGAMREMSKEMMKAGIIEEMIDETMESLEDVEEMEEEAQKEVDNVLWEITAGKLGEAPATPLANPTKEEPSTSRVEEEEDEEEDMKEMQNRLQALRS, encoded by the exons ATGGGATTATTCGGTAAATCGCAGGAACGAAACCCGAAAGATATG GTCCAAGAATGGTCATCCAAGCTGCGCAAAGAATCATACGCACTCGACCGACAGATACGATCCATCCAGCGCGAGGAGGAGAAAATCAAACGGTCCCTCAAAGAGGCGGCCAAAAAGAACGAGAAAGAAGTTTGCACAATTCTGGCAAAGGAATTAATACGATCACGCAAGGCAACCAATAAAATCTACACCAGCAAGGCACACATCAACTCGGTGCAGCTGCAGATGAAAAACCAATTGGCCACGGTGCGTGTCGCGGGCTCGCTCGCCAAATCGACCGAGGTGATGCAGGCAATGCAGGCGCTGGTGAAGCTGCCCGAGGTAGCCGGGGCAATGCGCGAAATGTCCAAGGAGATGATGAAGGCCGGCATCATCGAGGAGATGATCGACGAGACGATGGAATCGCTCGAGGACGTCGAAGAGATGGAGGAGGAGGCGCAGAAGGAGGTCGACAATGTGCTGTGGGAGATAACGGCCGGCAAGCTCGGCGAGGCGCCGGCCACACCGCTCGCCAACCCGACGAAGGAGGAACCATCGACGTCGCGGGtcgaggaagaggaggacgaAGAGGAGGACATGAAGGAAATGCAAAACCGATTGCAGGCACTCCGTTCGTGA